The Saprospiraceae bacterium genome contains the following window.
TGCTTATTGTTTGACGATAACAGATATTGATCCAATTAAATACAATTTACTTTTTGAACGATTTTTAAATCCGGAGCGGATTTCATGGCCTGATATTGATATTGATTTTGATGATCGCGGCCGACAAAAGGTCTTGGATTATGTCGTGCAGAAATATGGAAAAAATCAGGTAGCACAAATCGTAACTTTTGGAACCATGGCTGCCAAATCTTCGATTCGTGATGTGGCCCGTGTTAAAAAATTAGATCTCTCAATTTCTGACAGACTTGCAAAATTGGTCCCAACCAGACCCGGTATTAATCTAAAAAATATTTTAGATGATAAAGCCAATAATCTAGAAGAGTTTACACCTGAGGAAAAAAGCAAGGTTCAAGATTTGCGTAACATTTTAAAATTAAAAAATCTTGAATCAGAGGTTTTGGAAATGGCCATGAAAGTAGAAGGTTCAGTGCGTAATACCGGAGTTCATGCAGCCGGAATTATTATTGCTCCTGATGACATCGCCAAATTCATTCCGGTATGTACTGCAAAAGATACCGATTTATTGGTCACCCAAGTTGAAGGGAATGTCATTGAATATACCGGCTTGCTCAAAATGGATTTTCTTGGATTGAATACGCTCTCAATTATCCAGGATGCATTAAGTAATATTATTAAACGCCATGGTTCAGAAAAGCAAATTCAACTGGACCAAATTCCTTTAGATGATCCGTTAACATTAGAGCTTTTTCAAAAAGGAAATACAACCGGTATATTTCAGTTTGAAAGTGAGGGCATGCGTTCTAATCTCAAAAGTTTAAAACCGAATGGGATTGAAGATATCATCGCCATGAATGCACTTTTCCGACCCGGTCCCATGGCCTTTATTGATGAATTTATAAACCGAAAAAATAAAAAACAACAAATAGAATACCCTCACCCCTGGTTGGAGACTTTGTTGCAACCTACCTATGGCATTATGGTCTATCAGGAACAAATTATGCAAACGGCACAGATCATGGCTGATTACTCACTTGGTGAAGCCGATGTGTTGCGAAGAGCCATGGGTAAAAAGAAAAAGGAAGAAATGGACAAACAAAGTAGTTTGTTTGTTGAACGAGCCGGTTTAAAGGGAATTGAAGAGTCTAAAGCAAAAGATATTTTCGAAGTGATGGCAAAATTTGCAGCGTATGGATTTAACCGTTCGCATGCTGCTGCATATTCTGTATTGGCATTTCAAACGGCCTATCTTAAAGCACATTATCCTGCAGAGTATATGGCTGCAGTTTTAACCGCTAATAAAAGCAATGTCTCCGATTTGCGAGTCTATTTAAATGAATGTCAGAAAATGAAACTCACGGTATTGGGTCCTGATATTAATGAATCTGAAATGGAATTTACTGTAAATGCAAAAGGGCAGATTCGTTTTGGACTTTCTGCATTAAAGGGGATTGGAGAAGGACCTGTAACAGACATTCTGATTGAGCGAAATGAAAGTGGGATGTTTCAAGATTTCGCAGATTTAGCGAAACGTCTCAGTTCAAAAGTATTTAATAAAAAAGTGATTGAGAGTCTTGTTTATGGTGGCGCATTTGATTGTTTTAGCAACATGCATCGAGCTCAATATTTTGCCCCTATTGATAAATATCCTAGCTATATTGAATGTATGATTCGCTGGGGGAGTCAATACCAGGCTTCCATTAATTCACAACAGGCATCATTGTTTGGAAATTCACTGGCCAATGATATATCGATTCCAAAAATACCGGAGTGCGCACCTTGGACAAGTATTGAAAAATTAGCTCACGAAGTAGAGATTGCAGGTATTTATTTAAGTTCACATCCTTTAGATGATTATCAACTTGAGATTCGGAATATTAATTCAATCAGTCTCGATAAGATTGAATCATTTATGGAAGAATCCAAATTGGGAAACAGGCTGCGAATTTGTGGTTTGATGGCTGAGGTGCAACACCGCACCACTCAAAAAGGAGATGGATTTGCATTATTTAAATTGCAGGATTATTTTGGCAGTGTTACCATCAGATTATTTAAAGAACAATATCTCCAATACAAAGGCTTGCTTGAAAACGGGAAAGCAGTTATGGTTGATGGGTTTTTTGAAAAATCAAAATACCGTCAAAATGATGATGAAATTGTATTTCGTGTAGTAAATATGATGTTGTTATCTTCAGCAATTCCTTTCATCACTAAAAAATTTACAGTTTTTATTCGACTTGAAGCCATTACAGATGAATTAATAAAACGAATGGATAAATCACTTAAAGCACACAAAGGAACGATGCCCCTCAAATTGCAAGTGATTGACATGGCGCAAGAACAACAACTTGGATTTGTATCTACTAAAAAGGTATCAGTAAGCAGTGAGTTGTTGGCTGAATTGGAAGAGTTGGGATTAAATTATAAATTGAATTAACCATGTCGTTTTATAAAGCTGCTGTAATCGGTTTGTTGATTGGAAGAGCTACCATAGGTTTTTCCCAGGCATTTGATGAATTCACCTTAGATAAAGAAGTTTCTATTTTTTTAAAAAAGACATTTGATGAGTTAAAAAACTTTGAATTAGGAATTAAATGTCCGGAAGAAGAAAATCAATGGTATCTGGATTCTTTGGAATATTCACCCTGGTATGTAGGAGATTTTAATGGCGATGAAATCCCAGATTTATTTGTAACAGGGACTAAAAAAAAGGACCAGGTGAGTTACCTGGTTTTTGGTAAAGATGAATTGGATGAGGAGAGTAATTTCTCCATGATTTCTGTGTATCCACCTAAAGAACGGGGAAATTTAATTATTCCATTTATTGAAGAACGTAAAAAGGAATTGTGGATTTTATTCAGGCATTTTAAAACACAAACAACTACATCAATTCGGGATGGGCAAGAAATTAAACTGCCCCGAACGTATAATGATTATTATAAACTGGGATTGATTAAAAAAGATACCTTGATTTATAAATTTGGTAATATTCTGGAATACAATCCACGACCAGAAAAAAAAGACATTCGTTTTATTCAATTGCATTCCTATTGTCAGTTTGGGGGTTGTCCGGATTACAAATTAAAAATAGACAGTGCATCCAATATGATATTGGCCAATATTAAAAATAACGAAGAAGAACCGGGGAAATACATCGCAACAAGTGACGAATCCTTGTTCAAACAAATATTTGATTTGGCAAATTATCTGAAATTGCAAAAAACAAATCAGGTATTTGGTGAAGAAAGTGCAGATAAAACTTTCACAATGATAATTGCGTATCAGGATGGTTCGGCTAAAACCTGGTATGATTACGAACAAGGTGCGAGTTTGGGAATTTCACGATTGTATGATTTGATGGTGAAAGCCAAGGAAGCTGCCTCATGGGAATTTAAACAAGAGTAAAAATTTATAAGGTTTCATTTTCTATGATGCCTATGGGTTGTCTAAATTAATTTAAGAAGTTTTTAATTTGGATTGTTTTTTCAAAATAATGGTTCAATAACAAAGCAAGAATAAAATTGTAAATAGAAACTGCATGTTAAGCTTATCGTTATGTCAGCTTGGTTTTTAAATTTAATATATTTTTTATAGCTTAAAAAAATGGAAAAAGTAAAAGTAACCAAGCCTTATCAAATTCAAAAATTATTATTTGCCAAGCTACCATAACGAATGTTAAATTTGACATTTTAGAAATATACGGAAAGAATACATGCAAGGAAAACAACTCAGAAAATTAGAAGCAGAACTGTGGAGAGCCGCAGACCAACTCCGGGCTAATAGTAAACTGACGGCTTCGGAATATTCTATGCCTGTATTAGGATTGATATTCTTACGGCACGCCTATAACCGCTTTCAAAAAGTCAAAGTGGAAGTAGAAAAGGAATTACCTGTACATCCGCAACGGGGTAAACGACCATTGACCAAAAAAGACTTTGAAGAGCAAAACTCCATGTTCCTGCCCGAGAAGGCTCAGTTTGATTATCTCGTTTCTTTGCCCGAAAGTGCCGACATAGGCGAAGCAATTGATAACGCAATGAAACTGATTGAGGACGAATACGACAATCTCAAAGGCGTATTGCCCAAAAACTTTACCATTTTCAGTAAAGACCTATTGCGTGAATTGATCCGTATTTTCAATAAAGAAGTATTACAAAAAGCCGAAGGCGATTTATTCGGAAAGATTTATGAATACTTCCTCAATAAATTCGCCATGACCGGAGCACAGGAAGGCGGAGAGTTTTTTACACCTATGAGTCTGGTACAAACCATAGTAAACGTAATAGAACCCGACCACGGCATTGTGTTCGACCCTGCCTGCGGTAGTGCAGGTATGTTTGTGCAAACGGGTTATTTTATAGAAAGCGAAGGACTGAAACCTGCTGAGAAAGTTACTTTTTACGGACAGGAAAAAGCAGACCTCAATACCAAACTGGCCAAGATGAACTTAACCGTTCACGGTTTGGAAGGCAACATACAGGAAGGCAATACTTTTTACGAAGACAAACACGACCTGGTAGGCGGTGCTGATTTTGTAATGGCCAATCCTCCATTTAATGTGGATGGTGTGGACAAAGCTAAAGATGCCATTAAACGCGACCCACGCCTGATATTAGACGGCAAAGTAAATCTGCCGAAAAACGACAATGCCAATTATTTGTGGATTCAGTATTTCTACAACTACCTGAAACCAACAGGCAGAGCAGGTTTTGTAATGGCTTCATCTGCCAGCGATGCCGGACACAGCGAAAAAGACATTCGGGAGAAGTTGGTAAAAACTGGCGCAGTAGATGTGATGATGGCCATTGGCAACAACTTTTTCTATACCCGTTCATTGCCTTGCACCCTTTGGTTTTTTGACCGTGCCAAAGAAAAAGACAAAACCAAAAGCGATAAAGTGTTGATGCTTGATGCGAGGAAGATTTACCGCAAAGTAACGAGCAAAGTAAATGACTTTAGCCCCGAGCAATTGCAAAACCTGATTTGTATTGTAAACCTGTATAGAGGCAAACCAACGAAGTTTGAAAGCACTGTAAAAAGCTATTTGCAAACGGCTGCCGATTTAGCCAAAGAAACTGCCGAAGCAATCACCGAACTGCAAAAGCAATTGCAGAAGGTATTGAAAACCGTTAGCGACTTTGCTACCAAATACGCCAAAGAAAACAAGGAAGCCAAAGCATTTGTAGATGCCCTGAACATTGAAGAAACTGGTAGCATTTACGAACAACAAAATAAGCTGATTGCAGAAGCGAAAAAGGCAAAAGCTGATATTGAAGTTTTAGAAAGCATTGCCCACTTGTGCAAAGCATTACGCAAACCGCAAGACAAACTCATTAAGCAATTATTGGATGCCATTAGCACAGCCGCCAAAGAATACCAACTGAGCAAAAACAAAGACTGGAAAGAGTTGAACTTAAAAGAACAGCTCGACCAACTGAAAACCCTGCAACAGCAACTCAGCGGCAACCCCGATGAAGAAGAACCCGGCTTGCTGCACGAAACCGAATATTTCTACAAACAAGCCCATTGGCTCACAAGCCGTTTCCCCGGAGGCATTTATACCGATGTGGAAGGACTTTGCAAAGTAGTCAACCAAAAAGAAATAGAAGCCAAAGACTGGAGTTTGAGCCCGGGCAGGTATGTAGGCGTGGACACCGCCACCGATGAGGACTTTGACTACGAAGAACGCCTGAACGAAATACATATTGAGTTGGAAGGATTGAATGAAGAAGCCATTGCCTTGGCAAAAACCATTTCTGAAAACTTTAAAGAGTTGGCGATATGAAGTGGGAGAAAGTTTCCTTAAGAGATTATACTACTAAAATTGGTAGTGGCGTAACACCTAAAGGTGGGGCAAGTGTTTATCAAGATAGTGGTGTTGCATTATTCAGAAGTCAAAATATTTATAACGGTAGTTTTTTCGATAAGGGCTTAGCTTTCATTAATGAAGTTATTGCTGAAAAAATGAAATCAGTTGAAGTATTAGAAGGAGATGTTCTGCTAAATATTACAGGTGATTCTGTTGCTCGATGTTGTTATGCTCCTGTTGATTTTCTTCCAGGGAGAGTTAACCAACACGTTGCAATTGTTAGAGCTGATAAGGAAAAATTACATTCTAAATTCCTAATGTATCAGCTCATTTCTCCATTTATGCAGAACACAATGCTTTCATATGCAGAAGGAGCAGGAGCAACAAGAAATGCTTTAACAAAAGGAATTATTGAAGATTTAAAAATCAATCTTCCCCCTCTCCCCACTCAACGCAAAATCGCATCCATTTTATCGGCTTATGATGATTTGATAGAGAATAATTTGAAGCGGATAAAGTTGTTGGAGGAGAGGGCGTTTGCAAGCTATAAGTTGATAGTGAAAAGTGAAAAGTTAATAGAGGGAAAAGTTGGCGATTTAGCAGATGTTAAGTCAGGTTATGCTTTCAAAAGCCGAGATTGGTCAGAAGAAGGTTTTCCAGTTATTAAGATTAAGAACATAGGTAACAACGATATTGAATTAACCGATTGCAGTTTTATTCCAGAGAGTATTGCAGAGGTGGCAAACAAGTTCAAATTGAATGCAGGTGATTTATTAATCGCAATGACAGGAGCAACAGTTGGAAAAATTGGAATGATGCCAAAAACCGAAACTTCTTTTTACTTGAACCAACGTGTTGGAATTTTCAAGCCGAAGGTTGAAAATGCAGAATTGTTTTTATTCTGTTTCTTTAATGAGCCAACAGCCAAAAATGCAGTTGAAAGTTTAGCTTCAGGAGCAGCACAACCAAATATTAGCGGAGGTCAACTTGAAAGTATAAAATTATATTATCCAAAAATTGAAACTGTTACCGAATTTGGTAATTCTATAAAATCACATTTTGAATTGATTTGGAATTTAAAAGAACAAAACAACAAACTCCGAGAGGCAAGGGATATTTTATTACCTAAATTGATGAGTGGACAAATAGAAGTATGAGAGATGAAAAAATGAACTTGTAAGTAAAACTAACATGTTGCTAAATGAATGAAATAGTGATCTACAAAACACCTGATAAGAAAACTGAAGTAGAAGTTCGGTTTGGAAATGATACCGTTTGGCTTACGCAAGCTCAAAT
Protein-coding sequences here:
- the dnaE gene encoding DNA polymerase III subunit alpha, with protein sequence MPEFCHLHCHTQFSLLDGATDIASLMKKAASDGQKAVALTDHGNMFGCFSFVKEAKANGLKPILGCEFYLVPDRHRHSFAKSAGEKDERYHQLLLAKNQTGYENLSKLCSLGFIEGLYGKFPRIDKELLLKYHEGLIATSCCVGAEIPQAIVKGNLALAESKLNWWMDLFGEDFYIELQRHRGCEDIDGSGVSQEQINQTLLGFAKKYNLKVIATNDVHYLEEADYLPHDILLCINTNSNVEEVDRFQFPSSDFYFKTTDQMLMQFKDVPFAVEQTAEIAGRCFYPNLERDVLLPNFPIPQPFTTQNEYLEHLVFTGAKKRYGQIDSQLETRLQFELSVIEKMNFAGYFLIVQDFIRAARELGVSVGPGRGSAAGSAVAYCLTITDIDPIKYNLLFERFLNPERISWPDIDIDFDDRGRQKVLDYVVQKYGKNQVAQIVTFGTMAAKSSIRDVARVKKLDLSISDRLAKLVPTRPGINLKNILDDKANNLEEFTPEEKSKVQDLRNILKLKNLESEVLEMAMKVEGSVRNTGVHAAGIIIAPDDIAKFIPVCTAKDTDLLVTQVEGNVIEYTGLLKMDFLGLNTLSIIQDALSNIIKRHGSEKQIQLDQIPLDDPLTLELFQKGNTTGIFQFESEGMRSNLKSLKPNGIEDIIAMNALFRPGPMAFIDEFINRKNKKQQIEYPHPWLETLLQPTYGIMVYQEQIMQTAQIMADYSLGEADVLRRAMGKKKKEEMDKQSSLFVERAGLKGIEESKAKDIFEVMAKFAAYGFNRSHAAAYSVLAFQTAYLKAHYPAEYMAAVLTANKSNVSDLRVYLNECQKMKLTVLGPDINESEMEFTVNAKGQIRFGLSALKGIGEGPVTDILIERNESGMFQDFADLAKRLSSKVFNKKVIESLVYGGAFDCFSNMHRAQYFAPIDKYPSYIECMIRWGSQYQASINSQQASLFGNSLANDISIPKIPECAPWTSIEKLAHEVEIAGIYLSSHPLDDYQLEIRNINSISLDKIESFMEESKLGNRLRICGLMAEVQHRTTQKGDGFALFKLQDYFGSVTIRLFKEQYLQYKGLLENGKAVMVDGFFEKSKYRQNDDEIVFRVVNMMLLSSAIPFITKKFTVFIRLEAITDELIKRMDKSLKAHKGTMPLKLQVIDMAQEQQLGFVSTKKVSVSSELLAELEELGLNYKLN
- a CDS encoding SAM-dependent DNA methyltransferase, producing MQGKQLRKLEAELWRAADQLRANSKLTASEYSMPVLGLIFLRHAYNRFQKVKVEVEKELPVHPQRGKRPLTKKDFEEQNSMFLPEKAQFDYLVSLPESADIGEAIDNAMKLIEDEYDNLKGVLPKNFTIFSKDLLRELIRIFNKEVLQKAEGDLFGKIYEYFLNKFAMTGAQEGGEFFTPMSLVQTIVNVIEPDHGIVFDPACGSAGMFVQTGYFIESEGLKPAEKVTFYGQEKADLNTKLAKMNLTVHGLEGNIQEGNTFYEDKHDLVGGADFVMANPPFNVDGVDKAKDAIKRDPRLILDGKVNLPKNDNANYLWIQYFYNYLKPTGRAGFVMASSASDAGHSEKDIREKLVKTGAVDVMMAIGNNFFYTRSLPCTLWFFDRAKEKDKTKSDKVLMLDARKIYRKVTSKVNDFSPEQLQNLICIVNLYRGKPTKFESTVKSYLQTAADLAKETAEAITELQKQLQKVLKTVSDFATKYAKENKEAKAFVDALNIEETGSIYEQQNKLIAEAKKAKADIEVLESIAHLCKALRKPQDKLIKQLLDAISTAAKEYQLSKNKDWKELNLKEQLDQLKTLQQQLSGNPDEEEPGLLHETEYFYKQAHWLTSRFPGGIYTDVEGLCKVVNQKEIEAKDWSLSPGRYVGVDTATDEDFDYEERLNEIHIELEGLNEEAIALAKTISENFKELAI
- a CDS encoding restriction endonuclease subunit S, coding for MKWEKVSLRDYTTKIGSGVTPKGGASVYQDSGVALFRSQNIYNGSFFDKGLAFINEVIAEKMKSVEVLEGDVLLNITGDSVARCCYAPVDFLPGRVNQHVAIVRADKEKLHSKFLMYQLISPFMQNTMLSYAEGAGATRNALTKGIIEDLKINLPPLPTQRKIASILSAYDDLIENNLKRIKLLEERAFASYKLIVKSEKLIEGKVGDLADVKSGYAFKSRDWSEEGFPVIKIKNIGNNDIELTDCSFIPESIAEVANKFKLNAGDLLIAMTGATVGKIGMMPKTETSFYLNQRVGIFKPKVENAELFLFCFFNEPTAKNAVESLASGAAQPNISGGQLESIKLYYPKIETVTEFGNSIKSHFELIWNLKEQNNKLREARDILLPKLMSGQIEV